The DNA sequence GCATCACCGACGCCGCCGACCCATTCCTGGCCAGCCGCTCCATCCAGGCGCACCCCGTGGTCGCGTTCTTTCTGCGCAACGAGAACTACCACCTGGAGCACCACCTGTTTCCCGAGGTGCCCAGCTACAACCTGAAGCGCGTGCACCAACTGGTGTGGCACCGGATGCCGCGCGCGGTCGGCGGGCGCTCGTACCTGGGCTTCGTCGCGCGCTTCGTGCGCGCCTCCGCGCGGATGGACGACCGGCCCATCGGCCTCACCACGCCCGCCGCCGCGGCCGGGGGAGCGCCGGCCGCGGGATGAGCATGCTGCGGAGGATTCCGGCCTGGGTGTGGGTGGCGGGTGGGGTGACGGGGGCGGTGTTCGCCTTTGCGCGCAAGCAGAACCGGGGCGACCGGGTGGGCGGGCCCATCTCACTCCCGAAGACGCTCTGGCTGAACTACACGCTGATCTCCTGGTTCGTGATCCCGGGCGCGCTGCTGCGGCGCGACGACCTGTCGCCGGGCGCGCGGGCGGCGCTGCAGGCGCACCTGATGAGCTTCGTGGCGCGTGGATCGGCGGAGATGTGGCTCCTCTATCGCACGCACTCGTGGCGAGTGGCGTACGGCGTCGGGCACGACGCGCTCGATCTGGCGCTGATCACGGTGGCGCTGCGGCGGGGCGGTCGCGGGGGAGCGGCGGATGGGGTCGCACGGCGGCACCTGGATGCGATCCGCGCGACGCTGCTGTTCGAGATGGCGTTCGCGTCTCTCTTCCACCTGGCGATCGACGGCAGGACGAAGGGGGAGGACGGCATCTACTTCGCCTCCAACGAACCACAGTTCCGCCGCATCAACGCGCTCACGGCCGCGGTGGACGTGGCGGCCTACGCCCGGCTGATGCTCGTGATGCGCGACATGGTACGGCTTCGATAGAAGCGATGCGCAGGGCCTACCAGAGGTGGTCGGCGCCGATCACCCGCGCGATTTCCGGATCGCGGGTGATGAGTGGATAACCGAGGGCCGCGGCCGTGGCTGCGATCAGGCGATCGCCGCGCTCGGGAATCTGGAAGAGTTCGTGCGCGTGAAGGACAATTTCGGGGGTGAGGCTCACCAGTTGGTATCGCGACGGGGTCGCCTCGAGCCGACGCACGAAACCAGGGAATGGCTCAGGGAAGCTAATGCGGCGCCTGGTAACAGCTTCATCGATTTCGACCAGAGACATCGTGGAAACGCAGACGACAGCTCGGGCGCTATCCACCTGATCGAAGAACGCTTGGGCTTGCCGCCCGAGTTGGTGGCGCTGGTCAGAGAGCCACCAAAGCAACGCATGCGTATCCGCGACTGCGATCTCCGGAGTGGCCATTACGCCTCGTCGCTGTGGCCACCGAGAATGGAGTCGAGCTTCGCCCGTGCCAGTTCCGCCTGCTCCGCTCGGTCCCGAGCGAGAAACACTTCGGGATCCGCGTGCAACGTCGCGTATCCCCGGAGCGGCCGGGGCTCAACGCCTACGCGTGCACGAAGCGCGTCTAGGTCGGCCTGGAGCCCCTCGATTTCGCGTTTGCGAACCAGCACCACGTGTTCGTCGTAGCTGCGGTGCGAGAGTTCAACCCTGGACCGGCGACCGGTCAGCACCTCCTCGACCAGATCGAATAGCCGGCTGCGTGCGGCGGTGATGGGCAGGACTTCGTTCTTGTTCGGCTGAATCATCCCGGCCTCCAAGGTGTACAGGTTCACGTACAGGTAAGCTAATCCCGCAGCTCGGGCACAACAAGTCGGTGATCCGCTGAAGATCCGGAACCCACATCCAGGCAGTCCCATGCAGGTTCAGACCTCCATCTCCGTTCCCGCCATCACCGGGTGCCCGAGCGAGCGCCCGACCGATGCGTGCGAGTCGCGCCCCATCATGCGGTTCCGTTGCGGGACGCTGCACGAGAACTGGTACATCGCCGCCCTCTCCAAGCAGGTGACGGCGAAGAAGCCGTACGCGGCCACTATCATGGAGGAGCCGATCGTGCTCTTCCGCGGCGGGGACGGCCGGGCGACGGCGCTCATCGACCGCTGCCTGCATCGCAACGCCGCGCTCAGCAAGGGCGACCTGTTCGACGGGTGCATCGGTTGCCCCTACCACGGGTGGACGTACAACGCCGAGGGCGAGCTGGTGATCATTCCCTCCGAGAGCCCCGAGGTGCGGCCGCGGGAGGGGCGGCGGCTGGAGCGCTTTCCCGTCCGCGAGCAGGACGGCTTCGTGTGGGTGTACCTGGGAACGCCGGAGCGCGCGGCGGAAAAGGAGCCCTTCCGCTTTCCGCACGCGGACGAGCCGGGGTGGCGCTCGTACGTGATGCTGACGCCGTTCGAGGGGGACGTCACGGACCTGGTGGAGAACTTCATGGACGTGCCGCACACGGCGTTCGTGCACTCCGGCTGGTTCCGCAAGGCGGCGAACGTCAAGCGCGCCGAAGCGACCATCGAGCGCACGGCGGACGCGGTGCACGTGGAGTACTTTCAGCCGGACGACTCCATCGGCTTCAGCAAGTGGCTGCTGAACCCCGACGGCAAGCCGATGGTGCACACGGACCGCTTCTTCATGCCCAACATCACCCGCGTGGACTACATGTGGGGCGACCAGCGTGGCTTCGTCATCACCTCGCAGATCACGCCCATCACGCCCGACCGAGCGATGGTGTACACCGCCATCACCTTCCGCTTCGGCGTCTTCAACCCGCTCGCGCGGTGGCTGCTTCCGCCGTACACGCGCACCGTCATCCAGCAGGATGTGCGCATCATGGAGGTGCAGACCGGCAACCTCCGCCGCTTCGGGGCACGGCGGTTCAGCGGCACCGCGGCGGACGAGATCCATCGCGCCATCGAGGCCCTGCGCGACCACGCCGCCGCCGGAGAACAGGGCCCGCCGCCCGAGCCGATCAGCACCCGCATCGAGTTCTGGATGTGACGGATACGGCCACCGCCGCCATCCACCTCCGCCGCGCCAATGAGGACGATGGCGCGGCGATGTGCGAGCTGTTCGCGCGCGTGCCAATGGAAACGGAACTGGCGCTCTCCATCCGCCGCGACCCGGACTTCTCCGCCCTGCTCCGCCTGCAGTCGGACGATTGGGAGTGCTGGGTGGCGGAAGAGGATGGATGCGTGGAGGCGATGGCGTCGCTCGTCTTCCGCGACGGCTACCTGGGCGGGGTCGAGCATCGGATTGGCTACCTGGGGGACCTCCGCCTGTCCCCGGCGGTACAGGGGCGCCACCTGCTGAACCGCGTCTACGGCCCTACACTCACCGCGTCGATGGAGTCGCGCGGGTGCGCGGCGTCGCTGACGGCGGTGATTGCGTCGAACGAACGCGCCCTCCGCGCGCTCGCGGCGCAGAACCGGCGGCAGCGCGGGATGCCGCGCTACACGCCCCTGTGCGACTTCCGCATCCGCAACGTGCACCTGGCGCTGCCCCGGTTCCGCCAAGGCAGCGCATTTCGAGTGCGGAGGGCGACGGAAATCGACATCCCCACGCTCGCCGCGTTCCTGGACGCGGACGCGCGCCGCCGCCCGTTCGGCCAGCCCATGCCGGAGGCGGAGCTGCGGCGGCGCCTGCGCGAGTGGCCGGGGCTTCGCATCGACTCGTTCTACCTGGCGGAGGACGGCTCCGGCGCGCTCGCCGGATGCGTGGCGATGTGGGATGCGGCACCAGTCAAGCGCACCATCGTTGCCGCGTACCGTGGCGGGATGCGTCGCGTGAAGATGGGCTACGACCTGGCCGCGCGGCTGCTGCGTTTCCCCCGCCTGCCCGATCCCGGGCAGGAGCTGCGCTACCTGTACGCCACGCACCAGGCCGTGCCGTCCGGCGATCCAGCCGTGCTGCGCGCGCTGCTACACCGCGTCTACGCAGACCATCGCCGCCGCGGCTACGTGCTGCTCTCGTTCTTTGCGCCCGAAGGCGATCCGCTGGACGCCGCGTTCCGCGGGTTCCAGTTCACCGATTTGCCGGCCCGCCTGTTCGTCGTCACTCCGCCGGGCGTGGAGCCGCCGGCGGAGTGCTTCGCGCCCGGACGCCCCGGCTTCGAAATGGCCCTGGTATGACGCCCCCCATCTCGACCCCCGCCGCACCGCCGGCCCAGGTGCCGGCGCTACGCGTCGCCTCCGGCGGCCCGAAGGCGCCAGGCTGGCGCGGCACCATTCCGTCGCGCCGCGACATGCGGTGGCCTTTTGCCGCCATCCTGACGCTGTACGCGGTGATGGGCGTTTCGTGGCTGGGCTTCAACCGCTCGCCCGCGCAGATCCTGCTGACCATCGCCGCCGGCTGCGCGCTGGACGTGGTGCTGCACCGCATCCTGCGCCGCCGCGAGTGGCTGTTTCCGCTCAGCGCGTACATCAGCGCGCTCTCGCTGTCGCTGATCCTGAACTACTCGCACGACTACTTCCTGCTGCTGCTCCCGGTCGCCATCACCATCGGCTCCAAGTACCTGCTGACATTTGGCGGACAGCACACCATCAATCCCTCGCTCGCCGGCGTCGCCACCACGCTGCTGTTCGCGGGCGGGCTGATCACCACGGCACCCGCGTACCAGTGGGGCGGCCACTGGGCGATGTCGGCGTTCATGGTGACGGCGGCGCTCTCGCTGTTCGTGTTTCGCGTGGGCCGCGGGTGGCTGATCGTGTCGTTCCTCTTCTTCTACGCGCTGCAGACGGCCCTGCGCGCGTACGTCATGCGCCACCACCTGCCGCCGGAGATGCTGTTCCTGGGGACGATGACCACGCCCCCTTTCTTCCTCTTCACGTTCTTCATGCTGACGGATCCCAAGACGTCGCCACCCAATGCGCGCGGACAGGTGGCGCTGGCCTTCGGGATCACCGTGGTCGATCTGTATCTGCATACGAAGGAGAGCGTCTTCACCTTCTTCTACGCCGCGTTCGCCATCGCGATCAGCCGCTGGGCATTCCTTCACCTGCGCGAGATGTGGCGGATGGGGGCGCTCCCGCACCTGCGCGTGGCGGTGGACCGGGGGACGCTGCGGACGGTCGGCGTGCTGGGGGCGATGGTGACGATCGGCGGGACGGCGTACGCCACCGTCATCCGCCCGCACGTGGTGATGGACGACGCAGGGTTCGTGCTGCGCGAGGTGCCCGCGGCGGAGAGCGGGCTGGGCGTCACGATGGACCGCGGCAGCTACGACCTGGTGGATCCGCGGCTGCGCCACATCTCCAAGTGGCTCCTGTCCGTCGGCGCCTCGGTGGCCGCGGGCGACGTGAACGGTGACGGGCTGCCGGACCTGTTCCTCACCCATCCGCTCGCGAGGGACGAGGACCGCGCCGCGCTGTACCTGAACCGTGGCGGCTTCCATTTCGAGCGCGTCGCCGTCCCCGCGCTGGACTCGCTGCGGATGGCACCCGAGAGGCACGGCTTCGCCTCGTACGGGCTGTTCTTCGACTACGACGAGGACGGCGCGCTGGACCTGCTGGTTCCCGTCTCCTTCGGGCGGACGCGGCTGCTGCGCTCGCGGGTGGCGGAAACCGGCCGCGTGGAGTTCGAGGACATATCCGTGGCCGCTGGGATGCCGGAGTACACCATCTCCGTCGCCGCCAACGTGCTGGACTATGATCGCGACGGGCGCCCGGACCTGCTGATCGGCAACGTGCTCGATCCGTGGCTGCCCGGGTACGAGCACCCCACGCGCCTCAATATCTTCGAGCTTCCGCAGCCGGAATTCGACGGCGACCGGCGCATGTTCCGCTTCATGCACGACGGCTGGCACGACGCGCGGAACGGCGGGCGCAACGTGCTTCTGCGCAACGTGGGCGGCCGGTTTCAGGAGATGAACGCGGCGGCGATGGGTATGCCGGAGACGCACTGGACGCTCTCTATCGGCACGGCCGACCTGAACGGCGACGGGTGGACGGACCTGTACCTGGCCAGCGACTTCGGGCGCGACGACCTGTACCTGAACCAGGGTGGACGCGGCTTCCGGCGCGTGGCCGGGCGCCTTTTCGGACACGTGGGGATGGATACGTACAAGGGGATGAACTCGTCCATCACCGACTTCGACCGCAACGGCTGGCCAGACGTGTACGTGAGCAACGTGCACCAGGAGTTGCAGGCCGAGGGGTCGCTGCTGTGGATGAACCGCGGACCGGACGTCCGCGGCACGCCGCGGTTGCGCGACGAGGCGACGGGACGCGGCGCGCTGAACGAGGACCGCTTCGGGTGGGGCGCGGGGGTGGGAGACCTGAACAACGACGGCTGGCCGGACGTGGTGCAGGCCAACGGCATGGTCGACGACCGGCTGGACGAGCGGTACGCAGGGTGTCCGGACTACTGGTACGTGAACCACAAGCTGATGCAGGCCGGCCGCGAGGTGCACACCTATGCCGACATGTGGGGTGACATCCGGGGCCGCTGCACCTATCCCAACGAAAGGCGCCGCGTGTACCTGAACCGCGGTGGCGATGCCCGCCCGCAGTTCGTGGACGTGGCCCCGCTCGTGGGCCTCACGGCCGGCGACAACTCGCGCGGCGTCGCCATCGCCGACCTGGACGGCGACGGCCGCCAGGACGTGGTGATCGCGAACCAGCACGCAGGTCCCACCCTCCTGCGCAACGCCCCCTCCGCCAAGGCAAAGGCATCGCACTGGATCGGCCTGCGCCTGGTGGGAAACGGCAAGAGATGCGGTCGCGAAGCCTACGGCTCCACGGCCACGGTGCTCATCCCCGGCGAGCGCCCCCAAACGCGCGAGGTGCAAGCGGCCAACGGCTTCTCCTCCCAGCACGACACCCGCCTGCACTTCGGGCTAGGGGCCGCCGCGCCGACGGTGGTAAGCGTCCGCATTCGCTGGTGCGGCGGCGCCACCACGGAGCACCGGCTGACGCGGGACGGGTATCATGTCTTACGGCAGGGATGAAGCTCGCTTCAGAGAGAAAACCGTTGTGACTGCCCCAGTCCTCTACCTCGATACACTTCACATCTCGCGCTTGGCTCGCCATCCCGGCGAGACGTCCTGTGCGGCCGTGTTGGAGCTCCTACAAAAAGGATCCGCTCGACTGGCGTTTTCGGTGTTGCACATGGTCGAACTCTCTGACCCTGGATTCAAGAGCTTTCCCGACGTGTGCACTCTTCTCGACACAGTACCAATCGCATGGGCAATAACGCCAGAAAAGCTCTTCGACCGCGAAGTCGAGGCCGGATTCGCCCGCGCACTCGGAGCGCAGCCACCGAAAGTGCGTGCCTTCTTCGAAACCCCGGCAGCAGCCCTCAACTATCTGGCCTTGGAGAATGCTCCTCCTTCGGACGCTCTCCAAGTGATGCGCGAGAACCCGCACCTTCGTGCCATCCTCCTTGATGAGGCCGACGTCCACGCTCGAGATTACGACACGATAAAGACGGAAGCCGCTGCGGTACGACGGCCGCTTGAGCCGCTACGTGCCCGCATTCGTGATCAACAGATCCGACAGACACCTGCGGGAATTCATCTTCCGGTACCCTTACCGCCGGACGTCATCGTCGAGCGCGCTGGAGGACTGCG is a window from the Longimicrobium sp. genome containing:
- a CDS encoding CRTAC1 family protein, producing the protein MTPPISTPAAPPAQVPALRVASGGPKAPGWRGTIPSRRDMRWPFAAILTLYAVMGVSWLGFNRSPAQILLTIAAGCALDVVLHRILRRREWLFPLSAYISALSLSLILNYSHDYFLLLLPVAITIGSKYLLTFGGQHTINPSLAGVATTLLFAGGLITTAPAYQWGGHWAMSAFMVTAALSLFVFRVGRGWLIVSFLFFYALQTALRAYVMRHHLPPEMLFLGTMTTPPFFLFTFFMLTDPKTSPPNARGQVALAFGITVVDLYLHTKESVFTFFYAAFAIAISRWAFLHLREMWRMGALPHLRVAVDRGTLRTVGVLGAMVTIGGTAYATVIRPHVVMDDAGFVLREVPAAESGLGVTMDRGSYDLVDPRLRHISKWLLSVGASVAAGDVNGDGLPDLFLTHPLARDEDRAALYLNRGGFHFERVAVPALDSLRMAPERHGFASYGLFFDYDEDGALDLLVPVSFGRTRLLRSRVAETGRVEFEDISVAAGMPEYTISVAANVLDYDRDGRPDLLIGNVLDPWLPGYEHPTRLNIFELPQPEFDGDRRMFRFMHDGWHDARNGGRNVLLRNVGGRFQEMNAAAMGMPETHWTLSIGTADLNGDGWTDLYLASDFGRDDLYLNQGGRGFRRVAGRLFGHVGMDTYKGMNSSITDFDRNGWPDVYVSNVHQELQAEGSLLWMNRGPDVRGTPRLRDEATGRGALNEDRFGWGAGVGDLNNDGWPDVVQANGMVDDRLDERYAGCPDYWYVNHKLMQAGREVHTYADMWGDIRGRCTYPNERRRVYLNRGGDARPQFVDVAPLVGLTAGDNSRGVAIADLDGDGRQDVVIANQHAGPTLLRNAPSAKAKASHWIGLRLVGNGKRCGREAYGSTATVLIPGERPQTREVQAANGFSSQHDTRLHFGLGAAAPTVVSVRIRWCGGATTEHRLTRDGYHVLRQG
- a CDS encoding type II toxin-antitoxin system VapC family toxin; the protein is MATPEIAVADTHALLWWLSDQRHQLGRQAQAFFDQVDSARAVVCVSTMSLVEIDEAVTRRRISFPEPFPGFVRRLEATPSRYQLVSLTPEIVLHAHELFQIPERGDRLIAATAAALGYPLITRDPEIARVIGADHLW
- a CDS encoding aromatic ring-hydroxylating dioxygenase subunit alpha codes for the protein MQVQTSISVPAITGCPSERPTDACESRPIMRFRCGTLHENWYIAALSKQVTAKKPYAATIMEEPIVLFRGGDGRATALIDRCLHRNAALSKGDLFDGCIGCPYHGWTYNAEGELVIIPSESPEVRPREGRRLERFPVREQDGFVWVYLGTPERAAEKEPFRFPHADEPGWRSYVMLTPFEGDVTDLVENFMDVPHTAFVHSGWFRKAANVKRAEATIERTADAVHVEYFQPDDSIGFSKWLLNPDGKPMVHTDRFFMPNITRVDYMWGDQRGFVITSQITPITPDRAMVYTAITFRFGVFNPLARWLLPPYTRTVIQQDVRIMEVQTGNLRRFGARRFSGTAADEIHRAIEALRDHAAAGEQGPPPEPISTRIEFWM
- a CDS encoding GNAT family N-acetyltransferase, whose product is MTDTATAAIHLRRANEDDGAAMCELFARVPMETELALSIRRDPDFSALLRLQSDDWECWVAEEDGCVEAMASLVFRDGYLGGVEHRIGYLGDLRLSPAVQGRHLLNRVYGPTLTASMESRGCAASLTAVIASNERALRALAAQNRRQRGMPRYTPLCDFRIRNVHLALPRFRQGSAFRVRRATEIDIPTLAAFLDADARRRPFGQPMPEAELRRRLREWPGLRIDSFYLAEDGSGALAGCVAMWDAAPVKRTIVAAYRGGMRRVKMGYDLAARLLRFPRLPDPGQELRYLYATHQAVPSGDPAVLRALLHRVYADHRRRGYVLLSFFAPEGDPLDAAFRGFQFTDLPARLFVVTPPGVEPPAECFAPGRPGFEMALV